The genomic DNA CGATGGTGCGTGGGCAGGACGGCAGTCGCCTGAGCAAGCGTCATGGCGCCGTCTCGGTCGGCGACTACCGGGAACGAGGCTACCCGGCCGGCGGTGTGGTCAATGCTCTGGCGCTCCTGGGGTGGGGCCCTCAGGACGATGAGGCGATTCTCTCCGTTGACGAACTCCGCGAGCGTTTCAGTCTCTCGCGGGTCGGCCGCTCTCCCGCAGCCTTCGACCCTGAGAAATTCGATTGGGTCTGCGCGCAACAGATCGTCCGCCAGGACGACGGCAGTCTGGGGGACGAGATCGGTCAACGACTCCACCGGGCCGGCCTGCTGGAGAGCGCCACGTTGGATCCCGACTGGCAGATGCTGCTGGTGGCCCTCGTCCGACCGGGCCTCAGTCGTTACACCGAGATTCCGGAGCGGCTCCAGATGCTCTTCGACGTCGGTGCCGGCGGTGAGACGGCGGTTGACGGCCCCCTGGCCAGCGCGGAAGGTCGGTCGGTGGCCGGCGCGCTGATCGAGGCGCTGGAACAGGCGTCACCGGTGGATGGCCCCGGCTGGAAGCAGGTCGTCGCCACGGTCAAGGAGCGGAGTGGGCAGAAGGGGAAAGCGCTCTTCCAGCCGATCCGTCTGGCGTTGACGGGACGCCAGCACGGACCGGACCTCGATCGGCTGGTCCCGGCGATCGTCGTCGGACATCGGCTGAATCCCCAACGGGTTCCATCGGCGGTGGCTCGAATCCGCGGCCAACTGGAGCAACTCGGTGAGCGATAAGGGTGGCGAATCGGGCGAGCCGACGTGGGTCTACGGGAACCGTCCGGTCCAGGAGTTGATGGAGCGACGGCCGCGTTCGATCCAGCGACTCCTGGTGGCCGTCGAGCAGGAGTCCCGTTTCGGCCGACTCCTTCGTGCCGCCCGTCAGGCCGGCATCCCGACCCAGCGGGTGCCACGCCGTGTCCTGACCCAGCAGTTGGGCCATGGGATCCGTCATCAGGGTGTGCTGGCCGAGATCGCC from Acidobacteriota bacterium includes the following:
- the gltX gene encoding glutamate--tRNA ligase, whose product is MSHGPRVRFAPSPTGSLHLGNARTALFNWLEARRRGGTMVLRIEDTDTDRHQATSEATIFEDLRWLGLDWDEGPDVGGDHGPYRQSERSELYREAGQRLLRAGRAYRCFCPSDGVTPYPGTCRGLDPEEATTRAGGGEPHAIRFAVVDPQSPADMVRFEDGLRGTIEFPTAELGDTVIVRQDGRPTYNFAVVVDDAAMAIDEVIRGDDHLSNTPRQVLLFDALGSPRPRFVHLPMVRGQDGSRLSKRHGAVSVGDYRERGYPAGGVVNALALLGWGPQDDEAILSVDELRERFSLSRVGRSPAAFDPEKFDWVCAQQIVRQDDGSLGDEIGQRLHRAGLLESATLDPDWQMLLVALVRPGLSRYTEIPERLQMLFDVGAGGETAVDGPLASAEGRSVAGALIEALEQASPVDGPGWKQVVATVKERSGQKGKALFQPIRLALTGRQHGPDLDRLVPAIVVGHRLNPQRVPSAVARIRGQLEQLGER